A stretch of Mesorhizobium sp. M2A.F.Ca.ET.046.03.2.1 DNA encodes these proteins:
- a CDS encoding iron ABC transporter permease: MAEQSIAGVGRVMAAEGDRSARARVVIALLCLALTLSVFLSLTSGASDASAVRVIRDWFTGAAPGDAALAARDQLIVYDIRMPRVLLGVLIGAALAVCGAVMQGLFRNPLADPGLVGVSAGSSLGAVAIIVLGTTWLAPFTLAFGTLALPLAAFFGGLAVTLLLYAIATRQGRTSVATMLLAGIAISALAMALTGVLIFMADDRQLRDVTFWQLGSLAGATWPKIGTVGPVIILALAAMPFLSRGLNALALGEATAGHLGIPVQRLKYIAIVGVSAAVGASVAVSGGIGFIGIVVPHVLRLAIGPDNRYLLPASALLGASLLLIADAVARTIVAPAELPIGIVTAVAGAPFFLWILLRKRGVIDL; the protein is encoded by the coding sequence GTGGCCGAACAGTCCATAGCAGGTGTGGGCAGGGTGATGGCGGCCGAGGGCGATCGCTCGGCGCGGGCAAGGGTCGTCATCGCGCTCCTGTGCCTGGCGCTGACCCTTTCGGTGTTCCTGTCACTGACGTCGGGCGCTTCGGATGCGTCCGCCGTTCGCGTCATTCGCGACTGGTTCACCGGGGCCGCTCCGGGGGATGCGGCGCTTGCCGCGCGCGACCAGCTGATCGTCTATGACATCCGCATGCCGCGCGTGCTGCTCGGCGTGCTGATCGGCGCCGCGCTCGCCGTCTGCGGCGCGGTGATGCAGGGCCTGTTCCGCAATCCGCTTGCCGATCCCGGTTTGGTCGGCGTTTCCGCCGGCTCCAGCCTCGGCGCTGTGGCGATCATCGTGCTCGGCACCACATGGCTTGCGCCCTTCACGCTCGCATTCGGCACGCTTGCGCTGCCGCTCGCGGCGTTCTTTGGCGGGCTCGCGGTGACGTTGCTGCTTTATGCCATCGCCACGCGCCAGGGACGGACCTCAGTCGCCACGATGCTGCTTGCCGGCATCGCCATCAGCGCCCTTGCCATGGCGCTGACAGGTGTCCTCATCTTCATGGCCGACGACCGGCAGCTGCGCGACGTGACCTTCTGGCAGCTCGGCTCGCTGGCCGGCGCGACATGGCCGAAGATCGGCACCGTCGGGCCGGTGATCATCCTGGCGCTGGCCGCGATGCCATTCCTGTCGCGCGGCCTCAACGCGCTGGCGTTGGGCGAGGCGACCGCAGGCCATCTCGGCATCCCGGTGCAGCGGTTGAAATACATCGCGATAGTCGGGGTGTCGGCGGCGGTCGGCGCTTCGGTCGCCGTCAGCGGCGGCATCGGTTTCATCGGCATCGTCGTGCCGCATGTCCTGCGGTTGGCGATCGGACCGGACAACCGCTATTTGCTGCCGGCCTCGGCGCTGCTCGGCGCATCGCTGCTGCTTATTGCCGACGCGGTCGCCCGCACCATCGTCGCGCCGGCCGAGCTGCCGATCGGGATCGTCACGGCGGTCGCCGGCGCGCCGTTCTTCCTGTGGATACTGCTGCGCAAGCGCGGCGTCATTGATCTGTGA
- a CDS encoding heme ABC transporter ATP-binding protein: protein MIEARDISVTIGGKRIVSHVDFAARPGEVSAIVGPNGSGKTTLLKALTGELAYTGTATLNGRDLSAMKPVEAATLRAVLPQATALSFPFTVREIVRLGLIGGRSGVLPGEDARLPERALARVDLDGFAGRFYQELSGGEQQRVQLARVLCQVWAPVLEGRPRYLFLDEPVSSLDVKHQLIIMNIARDFARRGGGVVAILHDLNLTAMYADRIFVLSRGKLAAAGAPADVLNDELIEKVFDCRLKVGALPEGSMPFVLPQSAA from the coding sequence ATGATCGAAGCGCGCGACATCTCCGTGACGATCGGCGGCAAGCGCATCGTCTCGCATGTCGATTTCGCGGCGCGGCCCGGCGAGGTCTCGGCGATCGTGGGGCCGAACGGGTCCGGCAAGACGACCTTGCTCAAGGCGCTGACCGGCGAGCTCGCTTATACCGGCACCGCCACGCTCAACGGCCGCGACCTGTCCGCCATGAAGCCGGTCGAGGCGGCGACGCTGCGCGCGGTGCTGCCGCAGGCCACGGCGCTGTCCTTCCCATTCACGGTGCGCGAGATCGTGCGCCTCGGCCTGATCGGCGGGCGCTCGGGCGTGCTGCCTGGCGAGGATGCGCGTTTGCCCGAGCGGGCGCTGGCGCGCGTCGACCTCGACGGCTTTGCCGGCCGCTTCTACCAGGAGCTTTCAGGCGGCGAGCAGCAGCGCGTGCAGCTTGCCCGCGTGCTCTGCCAGGTCTGGGCGCCGGTGCTCGAAGGGCGGCCGCGCTATCTCTTCCTCGACGAGCCGGTCTCCAGCCTCGACGTGAAGCACCAGCTCATCATCATGAACATCGCCCGCGATTTCGCCCGGCGCGGCGGCGGCGTGGTGGCGATCCTGCACGACCTCAATCTGACGGCGATGTATGCCGACCGGATTTTCGTGCTCTCTCGTGGCAAACTGGCGGCCGCCGGTGCACCGGCGGATGTGCTGAACGATGAACTGATCGAGAAGGTGTTCGACTGCAGGCTGAAGGTCGGCGCGCTACCCGAAGGAAGCATGCCGTTCGTGTTGCCGCAGTCCGCCGCCTAG
- the rirA gene encoding iron-responsive transcriptional regulator RirA, translating into MRLTRQTNYAMRILMYCAANTDRLSRIPEIAAAYSVSELFLFKILQPLVEAGLVETVRGRNGGVRLGRPAEQISLFDVVRVTEESFAMAECFENDAAECPLVDSCALNSALREALNAFFAVLSRYTIADLIAARPNVRHLLGIDLLEQRAPAA; encoded by the coding sequence ATGCGGCTCACGCGCCAGACCAATTATGCGATGCGCATCCTGATGTATTGCGCCGCAAATACCGACAGGCTGAGCCGCATCCCCGAGATCGCCGCCGCCTATTCGGTGTCGGAACTCTTCCTGTTCAAGATCCTGCAGCCGCTGGTCGAGGCCGGCCTTGTCGAAACCGTGCGCGGCAGGAACGGCGGTGTCAGGCTCGGCCGCCCGGCCGAGCAGATCAGCCTGTTCGATGTCGTGCGCGTCACCGAAGAGAGCTTCGCCATGGCCGAGTGCTTCGAGAACGACGCCGCCGAATGCCCGCTGGTCGACAGCTGCGCCCTGAATTCGGCGCTGCGCGAGGCGCTCAACGCCTTCTTCGCCGTGCTTTCCCGCTACACGATCGCCGACCTGATCGCCGCGCGCCCGAATGTGCGCCACCTGCTGGGCATCGACCTGCTGGAGCAGCGCGCCCCTGCAGCCTAG
- a CDS encoding DUF445 domain-containing protein, with translation MSKSAPALAPVRFDADAQAKLSALRRTKFIAAAALALCILVFALAKSFQAAYPWLGFVAAFAEAATIGGIADWYAVVALFRRPLGLPIPHTAIIPENQHRIADNLGRFIEANFLAPEPVREKLAEVDFAALVADWLADAERAAGLSRFVARLVPQTLTAVEQSGLRGFVTSRMLEQIEKVPLAPLAADLLSALTDDRRHQKLFDEFTRVVGRFLKDEQALATMREKIREELPSLFNLFRADTYLLKKIVASAGSLLDEVRADPDHPMRAEFDRFALGFIERLRTSKQYARRAEKLKRDFLGRPEVRTLAGDAWASLRLFIEQDVNAPSSTIREHLANMFVEVGRHLADDAQIRADMNQGFVVALASFVESQKSGVSTFIADQVKRWDLAQLTRLIETNIGKDLQYIRFNGMIIGGLAGLALYTAERLFLVN, from the coding sequence ATGTCTAAATCAGCTCCGGCTCTCGCGCCGGTTCGATTCGACGCAGACGCGCAGGCAAAGCTCTCGGCGCTGCGGCGGACCAAATTCATCGCCGCGGCCGCGCTCGCGCTGTGCATCCTTGTCTTCGCGCTGGCGAAGTCCTTCCAGGCTGCCTATCCGTGGCTCGGCTTCGTCGCGGCCTTCGCCGAGGCGGCGACGATCGGCGGCATCGCCGACTGGTATGCCGTGGTGGCGCTGTTCAGGCGGCCGCTCGGGCTGCCGATCCCGCACACCGCCATCATCCCGGAGAACCAGCACCGCATCGCCGACAATCTCGGCCGCTTCATCGAGGCCAATTTCCTGGCGCCGGAGCCGGTGCGCGAAAAGCTCGCCGAGGTCGACTTCGCCGCCCTGGTCGCCGACTGGCTGGCCGACGCCGAGCGCGCCGCCGGCCTGTCGCGGTTCGTCGCGCGGCTGGTGCCGCAGACATTGACCGCGGTGGAGCAATCCGGGCTGCGCGGCTTCGTCACCAGCCGCATGCTGGAGCAGATCGAAAAGGTGCCGCTGGCGCCTTTGGCCGCCGACCTTCTGTCGGCGCTGACCGACGACCGCCGCCATCAAAAGCTGTTCGATGAGTTCACGCGGGTGGTCGGCCGTTTCCTCAAGGACGAGCAGGCGCTGGCGACGATGCGCGAGAAGATCCGCGAGGAATTGCCGTCGCTGTTCAACCTGTTTCGTGCCGATACCTATCTGTTGAAGAAGATCGTCGCCTCGGCGGGCTCGCTGCTGGATGAGGTCAGGGCCGATCCCGATCATCCGATGCGCGCCGAATTCGATCGTTTCGCGCTGGGCTTCATCGAGCGGCTCAGGACCTCGAAGCAATATGCAAGGCGCGCCGAGAAGCTGAAGCGCGATTTTCTCGGCCGCCCGGAGGTGAGGACGCTCGCCGGCGATGCGTGGGCGAGCCTGCGCCTGTTCATCGAGCAGGACGTCAATGCGCCGAGTTCGACGATACGCGAGCACCTCGCGAACATGTTCGTCGAAGTCGGCCGGCATCTGGCCGACGACGCGCAGATCAGGGCTGACATGAACCAGGGCTTTGTCGTGGCGCTGGCCTCGTTTGTCGAGAGCCAGAAAAGCGGGGTATCGACATTCATCGCCGACCAGGTCAAGCGCTGGGACCTGGCGCAGCTGACTCGGCTGATCGAGACGAATATCGGCAAGGATCTGCAATATATCCGCTTCAACGGCATGATCATCGGCGGGCTGGCCGGCTTGGCGCTCTATACGGCGGAGCGGCTGTTTCTGGTCAATTGA
- the phaP gene encoding TIGR01841 family phasin (Members of this family are phasins (small proteins associated with inclusions such as PHA granules). Note that several different families of phasins have been named PhaP despite very little sequence similarity to each other.) → MAKQPESDSFFDMFSRFGRDLKLPNVDVQAILDHHRKNLEALEKSAKASAAGASSVLARQHEMVQNAINEVTRMAQNYQAPGNPQDLMSKQAEFARKSFETTLKNASEVADLVRKSSTESVEILRDRIRDAMAEIRAGYEKK, encoded by the coding sequence ATGGCAAAACAACCGGAATCCGACTCGTTCTTCGACATGTTCAGCAGGTTCGGCCGCGACCTGAAACTGCCGAATGTCGATGTCCAGGCGATCCTCGATCATCATCGCAAGAACCTCGAAGCTCTCGAGAAGTCGGCGAAGGCAAGTGCGGCCGGCGCCTCCTCGGTGCTGGCGAGGCAGCATGAGATGGTGCAGAATGCCATCAACGAGGTTACGCGGATGGCGCAGAACTACCAGGCGCCCGGCAACCCGCAGGACCTGATGAGCAAGCAGGCTGAATTTGCCCGTAAGTCGTTCGAGACGACGCTGAAGAACGCCAGCGAAGTGGCTGACCTTGTACGGAAATCCAGCACCGAATCGGTCGAGATTCTGCGCGACCGGATCAGGGATGCGATGGCGGAAATCCGCGCCGGTTACGAAAAGAAATAG
- a CDS encoding MaoC family dehydratase: MTEPRRRTPPTFEQLRTMSGQELGVSDWTTVDQRRIDQFAECTGDHQWIHVDPERAKRQSPFRTTIAHGYLTLSIIGALALEMGIVPENTQAAFNYGFDKVRFLAPVKAGARIRLRTTLLSMEDRGPGQYLMKAANTVEIEGEQKPALTAETLVMMYERRKRAGA, encoded by the coding sequence ATGACCGAACCACGGCGGAGAACGCCGCCGACTTTTGAACAGTTGCGCACAATGTCCGGGCAGGAGCTCGGCGTGTCCGATTGGACGACGGTCGACCAGCGACGCATCGACCAGTTCGCCGAGTGCACGGGCGACCATCAGTGGATCCATGTCGATCCCGAGCGGGCAAAGCGGCAGAGCCCGTTCCGCACCACGATCGCGCATGGCTATCTGACCCTGTCGATCATCGGCGCGCTGGCGCTGGAGATGGGCATCGTGCCGGAAAACACGCAAGCCGCCTTCAACTACGGCTTCGACAAGGTGCGCTTCCTGGCGCCGGTCAAGGCCGGGGCGCGCATCAGGCTGCGCACGACGCTGCTTTCCATGGAGGATCGCGGCCCCGGCCAGTATCTTATGAAGGCCGCCAACACCGTAGAGATCGAAGGCGAGCAGAAGCCGGCGCTGACCGCCGAGACGCTGGTGATGATGTATGAGCGCCGCAAGCGGGCAGGCGCTTAG
- a CDS encoding DMT family transporter: protein MSATVIGLALFAAILHASWNAFLRTGSDRLWTVTVMSFSATIAAIPLAIFHPLPVSSAWPYIVLSGCLQVGYSLFLVAAYRYGELGQVYPIVRGSVPLLVTVGGFVLAGERLSTLQTLGVVLAALGIMSLSLGKGRAATKSILYALATGVIIAAYATVDAIGVRSVGSSGAYTAWVLLTYGVLLPVTFIICRGKLTVDFRSPDALKALGGGIFALIAYGAVVAAFALGPAGPITAIRETSVVFAVLIGRLFLGETLTPKRIAACGVVALGAICLGYHG from the coding sequence ATGAGCGCGACGGTCATTGGCCTGGCACTGTTCGCCGCGATCCTGCACGCCAGCTGGAATGCCTTCCTGCGAACCGGCAGCGACAGACTGTGGACCGTCACGGTCATGAGCTTCTCGGCAACGATCGCCGCCATTCCGCTGGCGATCTTCCATCCCCTTCCAGTGTCATCGGCCTGGCCCTATATCGTTCTCTCGGGCTGCCTTCAGGTCGGCTACAGCCTCTTTCTCGTGGCGGCCTATCGCTACGGTGAATTGGGACAGGTCTACCCGATCGTTCGCGGCTCTGTGCCGCTCCTGGTGACGGTTGGTGGTTTCGTTCTGGCCGGCGAGCGCCTGAGCACGCTTCAGACCCTTGGCGTCGTCCTCGCCGCGCTCGGCATCATGAGCCTTTCCCTTGGCAAAGGGCGCGCGGCGACCAAATCAATCCTGTATGCCTTGGCGACCGGCGTGATCATCGCGGCCTATGCGACGGTCGATGCCATCGGTGTCCGCTCGGTGGGAAGCTCGGGCGCCTACACGGCCTGGGTGCTGTTGACCTACGGCGTGCTGCTCCCGGTCACGTTCATCATCTGCCGCGGCAAGCTCACGGTGGACTTTCGTTCACCGGACGCGCTGAAGGCGCTTGGCGGCGGGATTTTCGCCCTGATTGCCTACGGCGCCGTGGTTGCGGCCTTCGCGCTCGGGCCGGCCGGTCCGATCACGGCCATCCGCGAGACGAGCGTGGTTTTCGCGGTGCTGATCGGACGGCTTTTCCTGGGCGAGACGCTGACGCCGAAGCGCATTGCGGCCTGTGGCGTTGTCGCGCTAGGCGCTATCTGCCTTGGCTATCATGGTTGA
- a CDS encoding TetR/AcrR family transcriptional regulator, producing the protein MTEPARTDKRQHIVETAYGLFKRVGFHATGIDRIIAEADVAKMTMYRHFPSKDDLMVEVLAYRAGRFERQLDRLAEQAATPERKIGIIFDWYGRWFHSADFHGCLFAHALAEFGDPAHPVFQAAARQKNDLKRRMRLILEETMPTDEADSTSAALLMLIEGATLMARMGQPDSAIRDARKAAMAILAAPGRPR; encoded by the coding sequence ATGACCGAACCGGCCAGAACCGACAAGCGCCAGCATATCGTTGAAACCGCCTATGGCCTGTTCAAGCGCGTGGGCTTCCACGCCACCGGCATCGACCGCATCATCGCCGAAGCCGACGTGGCCAAGATGACCATGTACCGGCACTTTCCCAGCAAGGACGATTTGATGGTCGAGGTCCTGGCCTACCGTGCGGGGCGCTTCGAACGTCAACTCGACCGTCTCGCCGAACAGGCGGCCACGCCCGAACGGAAAATCGGCATAATCTTCGACTGGTACGGTCGCTGGTTCCACAGCGCCGACTTCCACGGCTGTCTATTCGCGCATGCCCTGGCCGAGTTCGGCGATCCGGCGCACCCGGTGTTTCAGGCCGCCGCCAGGCAGAAGAACGACCTCAAGCGCCGGATGCGGCTGATCCTCGAAGAGACGATGCCCACCGACGAAGCCGACAGCACTTCCGCCGCCCTGCTAATGCTGATCGAGGGCGCGACGCTGATGGCCCGGATGGGGCAGCCAGACTCCGCCATTCGCGACGCCCGCAAGGCGGCAATGGCCATCCTCGCCGCGCCGGGGAGACCGCGATGA
- a CDS encoding PLP-dependent aminotransferase family protein, which produces MDTSGPNASGATLVETVMAAIRQRIAARTLTPGARLPSIRAMAKSMQVSKSTVVEAYERLTAEGTIRSRPGSGFYAAGQLAPLSLAKIGPRLDRAVDPLWVSRQSLEAGEEMLKPGCGWLPASWMPQAALRRALRSAARADDVALADYGTPLGLAPLRQLLARRMTEHGVEVSPDQIMLTDCGTQAIDILCRFLIEPGDAVLVDDPCYFNFHALMRAHQAKVVGVPYTPSGPDIELFAAALAEHRPRLYITNSGIHNPTGAILSPVAAHRLLKLADQADLTIVEDDIFADFEHSAAPRLAAFDGLQRVVQIGSFSKTLSASVRCGFIAAPPDWMEGLTDLKIATTFGGARLSAHLVLTLLKDGSYRKHIEQLRTRLSRAMAETAGRLKAMGITPWIDQPAGMFLWCRLPDGIDAAEVARNALSDNVVLAPGNAFSLSHTAGRFMRFNVAQCEDQRIFRALNNAMAAPPQSRVGATGLEAGGPSRLPPASGPTGN; this is translated from the coding sequence ATGGACACATCAGGCCCAAATGCCAGCGGCGCCACCCTCGTCGAAACCGTCATGGCGGCGATCCGCCAGCGTATCGCGGCGCGCACGCTGACGCCCGGAGCCCGCCTGCCGTCGATACGGGCCATGGCCAAATCCATGCAGGTTTCGAAGTCGACCGTGGTCGAAGCCTATGAGCGCCTCACCGCGGAAGGCACGATCCGTTCGCGCCCGGGTTCGGGTTTCTACGCCGCCGGCCAGCTTGCGCCATTGTCACTCGCCAAGATCGGCCCTCGGCTTGACCGCGCCGTCGACCCCCTCTGGGTGTCGCGGCAATCGCTCGAAGCCGGCGAGGAGATGCTGAAGCCCGGCTGCGGCTGGCTGCCGGCGTCCTGGATGCCGCAGGCTGCCTTGCGCCGGGCGCTGCGCAGCGCGGCGCGCGCTGACGACGTGGCGCTAGCGGACTATGGCACGCCGCTTGGCCTAGCGCCGCTGCGCCAATTGCTGGCAAGGCGCATGACCGAGCATGGCGTCGAGGTCTCGCCGGACCAGATCATGCTAACCGACTGCGGCACCCAGGCCATCGACATTTTGTGCCGCTTCCTGATCGAGCCCGGCGATGCCGTGCTGGTCGACGATCCCTGCTACTTCAACTTTCATGCTCTGATGCGCGCCCATCAGGCCAAAGTGGTCGGCGTGCCTTACACGCCTTCGGGACCGGATATCGAGCTTTTCGCCGCGGCGCTCGCCGAGCATCGGCCGCGCCTCTACATCACCAATTCCGGCATCCACAACCCGACCGGCGCGATCCTGTCGCCGGTCGCCGCGCATCGGTTGCTGAAGCTCGCCGACCAGGCGGATCTCACCATCGTCGAGGACGATATTTTCGCAGACTTCGAGCACAGCGCTGCCCCAAGGCTCGCGGCGTTCGACGGGCTGCAGCGCGTTGTCCAGATCGGCTCCTTCTCCAAGACGCTGTCGGCCTCGGTGCGCTGCGGCTTCATCGCGGCGCCACCCGATTGGATGGAAGGCCTGACCGATCTCAAGATCGCCACGACATTCGGCGGTGCGCGGCTGTCGGCCCACCTGGTGCTGACCTTGTTGAAGGACGGCAGCTACCGCAAGCATATCGAGCAGTTGCGCACGCGCCTGTCGCGCGCCATGGCCGAGACCGCCGGCAGGCTGAAGGCGATGGGCATCACGCCCTGGATCGACCAGCCTGCCGGCATGTTCCTCTGGTGCCGCTTGCCCGACGGCATCGACGCGGCGGAAGTCGCGCGCAATGCGCTGTCGGACAATGTCGTGCTGGCGCCAGGCAACGCCTTCAGCCTGTCGCACACCGCCGGCCGCTTCATGCGCTTCAACGTGGCGCAATGCGAAGATCAGCGCATTTTCAGGGCCCTAAATAACGCGATGGCGGCTCCGCCGCAAAGCCGCGTAGGTGCGACCGGGCTCGAAGCCGGAGGCCCGTCGCGCTTGCCTCCCGCCTCCGGTCCAACCGGCAATTGA
- a CDS encoding DMT family transporter produces the protein MEKSFDGWLSGFIGVLIFSGSLPATRLAVMDFDPTFLTAARAAIAGLLGIAMLLLFREKRPERGDLVSLAVVALGVVVGFPLLTALALKHVTSAHSIIFVGLLPLATAIFGVLRGGDRPRPAFWLFSCFGSALVASFALAQGVTASPVGDGLMLGAIIVCGLGYAEGAKLSRKLGGWQVICWALALSLPVMLALSFATLPPSFAAVGSSAWIGLGYVSLFSMLIGFVFWYRGLAQGGIAAVGQLQLLQPFFGLALAASLLHEQVSPMMVVVTLGVVACVFGAKRFAR, from the coding sequence ATGGAAAAGAGTTTCGACGGCTGGCTCAGCGGCTTCATCGGCGTGCTGATCTTCAGCGGATCGCTGCCGGCGACGCGGCTGGCGGTGATGGATTTCGACCCGACCTTCCTGACGGCGGCACGGGCGGCGATCGCCGGCCTTCTGGGGATCGCGATGCTGCTGCTGTTCCGCGAGAAACGTCCGGAGCGAGGGGATCTGGTCTCGCTGGCCGTCGTCGCGCTGGGTGTCGTGGTCGGCTTCCCGTTGCTGACGGCGCTGGCGTTGAAGCATGTCACCTCGGCGCATTCGATCATCTTTGTCGGCCTGCTGCCGCTGGCGACCGCGATCTTCGGCGTGCTGCGCGGCGGCGACCGTCCGCGCCCGGCTTTCTGGCTGTTCTCGTGCTTTGGCAGCGCTTTGGTCGCCAGCTTTGCCCTGGCGCAAGGCGTGACTGCCTCACCGGTCGGCGACGGCCTGATGCTCGGCGCCATCATCGTCTGCGGGCTGGGCTACGCCGAAGGGGCCAAGCTGTCGCGCAAGCTCGGCGGCTGGCAGGTGATCTGCTGGGCGCTGGCGCTGTCGCTGCCGGTCATGCTGGCGTTGAGCTTCGCGACGCTGCCGCCATCCTTCGCGGCCGTCGGTTCGAGCGCCTGGATCGGGCTCGGCTATGTCTCGCTGTTCAGCATGCTGATCGGCTTCGTGTTCTGGTATCGCGGCCTGGCGCAAGGCGGCATAGCCGCCGTCGGGCAACTGCAATTGCTGCAGCCCTTCTTCGGCCTGGCGCTGGCGGCGAGCCTGCTGCACGAACAGGTCAGCCCGATGATGGTGGTCGTCACGCTCGGCGTCGTGGCATGCGTGTTCGGGGCGAAGAGGTTTGCACGGTAG
- a CDS encoding zinc-dependent alcohol dehydrogenase family protein: protein MKAVVFEKFGETPTIQTVPDPKPAPDGVVMKVEATGLCRSDWHGWMGHDDGITLPHVPGHELAGVVVAAGKQVSRWKAGDRVTVPFAVGCGRCFECTSGNHQVCEHQTQPGFTGWGSFAEYVGIEHADTNLVRLPDAMEYATAASLGCRFVTSFRAIVDQGRVTPGEWVAVHGCGGVGLSAIMIASAIGANVIAIDLTDEKLEFAKKIGAVATINASTTPHVVKAVKQITNGGAHMSMDALGHPTTSFNSISNLRRRGRHVQVGLMLGEHARPQVPMDKVIAFELEILGSHGMQAYRYSAMMEMIRTGKLKPELLVGKKISLEEAPAALMAMGGFEGIGIGVVTKF, encoded by the coding sequence ATGAAAGCCGTTGTCTTCGAAAAATTCGGTGAGACGCCGACCATCCAGACCGTGCCGGATCCAAAGCCCGCCCCGGACGGCGTCGTCATGAAAGTAGAGGCGACCGGGCTTTGCCGCAGCGACTGGCATGGTTGGATGGGCCATGACGACGGCATCACCTTGCCGCATGTTCCCGGACACGAGCTTGCCGGCGTCGTCGTCGCCGCCGGCAAGCAGGTCAGCCGCTGGAAGGCCGGCGACCGCGTCACGGTCCCCTTCGCCGTCGGTTGCGGCCGCTGCTTCGAATGCACCTCCGGCAACCATCAGGTCTGCGAGCACCAGACGCAGCCGGGCTTCACCGGCTGGGGCTCGTTCGCCGAATATGTCGGCATCGAGCATGCCGACACCAATCTCGTGCGCCTGCCCGACGCGATGGAATACGCTACCGCGGCAAGCCTCGGCTGCCGCTTCGTCACCTCGTTTCGCGCCATCGTCGACCAGGGCCGGGTGACCCCCGGCGAATGGGTGGCCGTGCATGGCTGCGGCGGCGTCGGCCTGTCGGCGATCATGATCGCCAGCGCCATTGGCGCTAACGTCATTGCCATCGACCTCACGGACGAGAAGCTGGAATTCGCCAAGAAGATCGGCGCGGTGGCGACCATCAACGCCTCGACGACGCCGCACGTGGTCAAGGCCGTCAAGCAGATCACCAATGGCGGCGCGCATATGTCGATGGACGCGCTGGGACACCCGACCACCTCGTTCAACTCGATCTCGAACCTGCGCCGGCGCGGCCGCCATGTTCAGGTCGGGCTGATGCTGGGCGAACATGCCCGCCCGCAAGTGCCGATGGACAAGGTGATAGCCTTCGAGCTCGAGATCCTCGGCAGCCACGGCATGCAGGCCTATCGCTATTCCGCGATGATGGAGATGATCCGCACCGGCAAGCTCAAGCCCGAACTGCTGGTCGGCAAGAAGATCAGCCTCGAGGAAGCGCCCGCGGCCCTGATGGCGATGGGTGGCTTCGAGGGCATTGGCATCGGGGTCGTGACGAAGTTCTGA
- a CDS encoding DUF4262 domain-containing protein, producing MTIVNEYCRRVRGGERFRIGERASGFLGGGFDCQFGAVHPDHYPEYFGWNIWFYDGPDFRIMQLIFPTTSGVWPWDAEADEWVRKRQPLLDRPPLPP from the coding sequence ATGACCATCGTCAATGAGTACTGCAGACGCGTGCGCGGCGGCGAGAGGTTCCGCATCGGAGAGCGGGCGTCGGGTTTCCTGGGAGGTGGCTTCGACTGTCAGTTCGGTGCGGTCCACCCGGACCACTATCCCGAATATTTCGGTTGGAATATCTGGTTCTACGACGGGCCGGATTTCCGGATCATGCAGCTAATTTTTCCAACAACCTCCGGCGTTTGGCCATGGGATGCCGAGGCCGATGAATGGGTTCGCAAGCGGCAGCCCCTTCTAGACCGACCACCGTTGCCACCTTAG
- the maiA gene encoding maleylacetoacetate isomerase — MSDLVLHNYYRSSTSYRVRIALAMKGLDYTYVPHHLRHGEHLEPAYLAINPQGLVPALVLDNGRLLTQSLAIIEYLDEIEPEPPLLPKDALGRARVRMLAQMIACDIHPVNNLRVLTSLRTLFGAGDEDVVNWFRHWVNEGFQSLEKILASSPETGAFCHGDTPGMADICLAAQVTNNARFGVDMAPYPVIARINAACMALPAFQQAAPQNQIDAE; from the coding sequence ATGAGCGACCTCGTCCTCCACAATTACTACCGCTCCTCCACCTCCTACCGGGTGCGGATCGCGCTGGCGATGAAGGGGCTGGACTATACCTATGTGCCGCATCATCTGCGGCACGGCGAGCATCTCGAGCCCGCCTATCTCGCGATCAACCCGCAAGGGCTGGTGCCGGCGCTGGTGCTGGATAACGGCCGGCTTTTGACGCAGTCGCTGGCGATCATCGAATATCTCGACGAGATTGAGCCCGAGCCACCGCTGCTGCCGAAGGATGCGTTGGGTCGGGCTCGCGTCAGGATGCTGGCGCAGATGATCGCCTGCGACATCCACCCGGTGAACAATCTGCGCGTGCTGACCTCGCTGCGCACCTTGTTCGGCGCCGGCGACGAGGACGTCGTCAACTGGTTTCGGCACTGGGTGAACGAAGGCTTCCAGTCGCTTGAAAAGATTCTCGCCTCCTCGCCCGAGACCGGCGCCTTCTGCCATGGCGACACGCCGGGCATGGCCGATATCTGCCTTGCCGCGCAGGTCACCAACAATGCCCGCTTCGGTGTCGACATGGCGCCCTACCCGGTAATCGCGCGCATCAACGCCGCCTGCATGGCGCTGCCGGCGTTCCAGCAGGCAGCGCCGCAGAACCAGATCGATGCCGAGTAG